A stretch of Lysobacter sp. K5869 DNA encodes these proteins:
- a CDS encoding demethoxyubiquinone hydroxylase family protein yields MTAIAQPLETDTDLGSRILKVNHAGEHGAVNIYAGQIRMARLTAPHLLDELTGFRADEQRHRALFWAELERRARPRCRSYGLCGFGGYTLGLITGAFGARAIAATTVAVERVVLRHLAHQLELLEGRDPAAAAAISAILEEEREHHDTSAGHLREDRFWSRLLSPVVSASTEAVIWLGMKL; encoded by the coding sequence ATGACCGCCATCGCCCAACCGTTGGAAACCGATACCGACCTCGGCAGCCGCATCCTCAAGGTCAACCACGCCGGCGAACACGGCGCGGTCAACATCTACGCCGGCCAGATCCGCATGGCCCGCCTCACCGCGCCGCACCTGCTCGACGAACTGACCGGCTTCCGCGCCGACGAACAACGCCACCGCGCGCTGTTCTGGGCCGAACTCGAACGCCGCGCCCGTCCGCGCTGCCGCAGCTACGGCCTGTGCGGCTTCGGCGGCTACACGCTGGGACTGATCACCGGCGCCTTCGGCGCGCGCGCCATCGCCGCGACCACGGTCGCGGTCGAACGCGTGGTGCTGCGCCATCTGGCGCATCAACTGGAGTTGTTGGAAGGCCGCGACCCCGCCGCCGCCGCCGCGATCTCGGCGATCCTCGAAGAAGAGCGCGAACACCACGACACCTCGGCCGGCCACCTGCGCGAAGACCGATTCTGGTCGCGCCTGCTGTCCCCGGTGGTCTCCGCCTCGACCGAAGCGGTGATCTGGCTTGGAATGAAGCTCTAG
- a CDS encoding NUDIX hydrolase, producing MPAQRSDAIAELRSTLTDYARRWPEEAEHTGPFLDLLAEADEADAAGSDAAQHGAADPFRRERLAGHFTGGAWLVDRAGARVLLTHHRKLGRWLQLGGHADGDRDMAAVALKEAEEESGLSGLSVDAELFDVDRHWIPERRDVPGHWHYDLRYIVRAGDDEDFVVSEESLDLAWREVSGLLEDASADESMRRLARKWLARGG from the coding sequence ATGCCAGCGCAACGCTCCGACGCCATCGCCGAACTTCGTTCCACTCTGACCGACTATGCCCGGCGCTGGCCGGAAGAAGCCGAACATACGGGACCGTTTCTGGACCTGCTGGCCGAGGCCGACGAAGCCGACGCGGCCGGCTCTGATGCAGCGCAGCATGGCGCCGCCGACCCGTTCCGGCGCGAACGCCTCGCCGGCCACTTCACCGGCGGCGCCTGGCTGGTCGACCGCGCCGGCGCGCGCGTGCTGCTGACCCACCACCGCAAGCTCGGCCGCTGGCTGCAACTCGGCGGCCACGCCGACGGCGACCGCGACATGGCCGCGGTGGCGCTCAAGGAAGCCGAGGAGGAGTCGGGCCTCAGCGGCCTGAGCGTCGATGCGGAACTGTTCGATGTGGACCGCCACTGGATTCCCGAACGCCGCGACGTGCCCGGCCACTGGCATTACGATCTGCGCTACATCGTGCGCGCCGGCGACGACGAAGACTTCGTGGTCAGCGAGGAATCGCTGGATCTGGCGTGGCGCGAAGTGAGCGGATTGCTGGAGGATGCGAGCGCGGACGAATCGATGCGGCGGCTGGCGCGCAAGTGGCTGGCGCGGGGCGGGTGA
- a CDS encoding phospholipase C, phosphocholine-specific yields the protein MASPTRRDFLKLAGSAAALSLLPPSIRTALATPAASVTGTIQDVKHVVILMQENRSFDHYLGALRGVRGFDDPRPIPLPGGKTVFEQPKSASNPNNVVLPFHLDTANTAAHCLADIDHSWKGGYSRWKDYNAWISVKGPMCMGHFTREDMPFYYALADAFTVCDAYYCSHHGPTNPNRMHLFAGTSGMTVGDFGAQAVNNADDGNWTGDASRDNPNFVGHKWTTYAERLQNAGVPWRVYQEHDNYGDNSLAYFAAFRKLDPSSQLYKRGRAIVPGSNEANAKTSRGDHLIAEFAKDVREGTLPAVSWIVPSYIMSEHPAATPAYGESLTARLLEALVANPEVWSKTVFIINYDENGGFFDHVAAPLPAINSNLGKSTVDTATENYNGIPVGLGVRVPMFVISPWSKGGWVNSQVFDHTSVLRFLEARFGIAEPNISAWRRSVAGDLSTAFDFATPNAAWPILPDTDDSMSNADASCRLAVPKPPTQQRQPKQERGQRPARALPYELQVSGRIEASSGRYWLDFGNSGVAGACFNVYAGNRSDGPWYYTLDAGTALSDYWSAKQYSKGIYDLSAYGPNGFLRAFKGDLNKALAADGANPEVTVRHDVAGGRLLLEFVNTGKAACTLTLKPNRYSAAAARTYALAPGAKRSDSWPLTEAKRWYDFSVTSDKDTGYLRRFAGHAENGESGVSDPAIGA from the coding sequence TTGGCATCCCCGACCCGTCGCGATTTCCTCAAGCTCGCCGGCTCCGCCGCCGCGTTGAGCCTGTTGCCGCCCAGCATCCGCACCGCCCTGGCCACGCCGGCCGCGAGCGTCACCGGCACCATCCAGGACGTGAAGCACGTGGTGATCCTGATGCAGGAGAACCGCTCCTTCGACCATTACCTCGGCGCGCTGCGCGGCGTGCGCGGTTTCGACGATCCGCGGCCGATCCCGCTACCCGGCGGCAAGACCGTGTTCGAGCAGCCCAAGTCGGCGAGCAACCCGAACAACGTCGTGCTGCCGTTCCACCTGGACACCGCCAACACCGCGGCGCATTGCCTGGCCGACATCGACCACAGCTGGAAAGGCGGGTATTCGCGCTGGAAGGACTACAACGCCTGGATTTCGGTCAAGGGCCCGATGTGCATGGGCCACTTCACCCGCGAGGACATGCCGTTCTATTACGCGCTGGCCGACGCGTTCACCGTCTGCGACGCGTACTACTGCTCGCACCACGGCCCGACCAATCCCAACCGCATGCATCTGTTCGCCGGCACCAGCGGCATGACCGTCGGCGATTTCGGCGCGCAAGCGGTCAACAACGCCGACGACGGCAACTGGACCGGCGACGCCTCGCGCGACAACCCCAACTTCGTCGGCCACAAGTGGACGACCTATGCCGAGCGCCTGCAGAACGCCGGCGTGCCGTGGCGCGTCTATCAGGAACACGACAACTACGGCGACAACTCGCTCGCCTACTTCGCCGCATTCCGCAAGCTCGACCCGAGTTCGCAACTCTACAAGCGCGGCCGCGCGATCGTGCCGGGCTCGAACGAAGCCAACGCCAAGACCTCGCGCGGCGATCATCTGATCGCCGAGTTCGCCAAGGACGTGCGCGAAGGCACGCTGCCGGCGGTGTCGTGGATCGTGCCGTCCTACATCATGAGCGAACACCCCGCGGCCACGCCCGCTTACGGCGAGTCGCTGACCGCGCGCCTGCTGGAAGCGCTGGTGGCCAATCCCGAGGTGTGGTCGAAGACGGTGTTCATCATCAACTACGACGAGAACGGCGGCTTCTTCGATCATGTCGCCGCGCCGTTGCCGGCGATCAATTCCAACCTCGGCAAGAGCACGGTCGACACCGCGACCGAGAACTACAACGGCATCCCGGTCGGCCTGGGCGTGCGCGTGCCGATGTTCGTGATCTCGCCGTGGAGCAAGGGCGGCTGGGTCAACTCGCAGGTGTTCGACCACACCTCGGTGCTGCGCTTCCTGGAAGCGCGCTTCGGCATCGCCGAGCCGAACATCAGCGCGTGGCGGCGCAGCGTGGCGGGCGATTTGAGCACCGCGTTCGACTTCGCCACTCCGAACGCGGCGTGGCCGATCCTGCCGGACACCGACGACAGCATGAGCAACGCCGACGCCAGTTGCCGCCTGGCCGTGCCCAAGCCGCCGACCCAGCAGCGCCAGCCCAAGCAGGAGCGCGGCCAGCGTCCGGCGCGCGCGCTGCCGTACGAATTGCAGGTGAGCGGGCGGATCGAAGCCTCCAGCGGCCGTTATTGGCTCGACTTCGGCAACAGCGGCGTCGCCGGCGCCTGCTTCAACGTGTACGCGGGCAACCGCAGCGACGGGCCGTGGTACTACACGCTCGACGCGGGCACGGCGCTGTCGGACTACTGGAGCGCGAAGCAGTACAGCAAGGGCATTTACGATTTGTCGGCGTACGGCCCGAACGGGTTCTTGCGCGCGTTCAAGGGCGATCTCAACAAGGCCTTGGCGGCCGACGGCGCCAATCCCGAGGTGACGGTGCGCCACGACGTCGCCGGCGGCCGCTTGCTGCTGGAATTCGTCAACACCGGCAAGGCGGCGTGCACGCTGACGTTGAAGCCCAACCGCTACAGCGCCGCCGCCGCGCGCACCTACGCGTTGGCGCCGGGCGCGAAACGCAGCGACAGCTGGCCGCTGACGGAGGCGAAGCGCTGGTACGACTTCAGCGTGACCTCGGACAAGGACACCGGCTATCTGCGCCGCTTCGCCGGCCACGCGGAGAACGGCGAGAGCGGCGTCAGCGATCCGGCCATCGGCGCCTGA
- a CDS encoding DUF4288 domain-containing protein produces MSDTKNVSPVGWYVGSYLLRFIELDAADNDDPDAKFDCWENTVIVTANDLDEAYDKIVAIATGESRPYRGGDEGVPVQWVFEGVTDLLPIYEPLRDGAEIMWGEHDDVPLSRIREWVRGRGQFVR; encoded by the coding sequence ATGTCCGATACAAAAAACGTCTCTCCCGTCGGTTGGTACGTCGGCTCCTACCTGCTGCGCTTCATCGAACTGGACGCGGCCGACAACGACGACCCGGACGCCAAGTTCGACTGCTGGGAAAATACCGTCATCGTCACGGCGAACGATCTGGACGAGGCGTACGACAAGATCGTCGCCATCGCCACCGGTGAGAGCCGCCCGTACCGAGGCGGCGACGAGGGCGTGCCGGTGCAGTGGGTGTTCGAAGGCGTGACCGATCTGCTGCCGATTTACGAGCCGCTGCGCGACGGCGCCGAGATCATGTGGGGCGAGCACGACGATGTTCCCTTGAGCCGGATACGCGAATGGGTGCGCGGCCGCGGGCAGTTCGTCCGCTGA
- a CDS encoding putative immunity protein, producing the protein MVSPDDRRIPLAEDELREVAAYAAACARSALPLFESISPADARPREAIAAAEAFAAGQPRTAALRAAAWSAYAAAREADVATAAHAAHAASHAAAAAYLHPIADAHQVKHILGAAAHQALAFESDAGGDGEVGDARVSWAAGLASATVREVLLRYPSVRRGRGRGRMSELLFALDGRLRD; encoded by the coding sequence ATGGTTTCGCCCGACGACCGCAGGATTCCCCTGGCCGAAGACGAACTTCGCGAAGTCGCGGCGTATGCTGCGGCTTGCGCGCGCAGCGCTCTGCCGTTGTTCGAATCGATCAGCCCGGCCGACGCGCGTCCGCGCGAGGCCATCGCCGCCGCCGAAGCCTTCGCCGCCGGACAACCGCGCACCGCGGCGCTGCGCGCTGCTGCGTGGTCGGCCTATGCCGCCGCGCGCGAAGCCGATGTCGCGACCGCCGCCCACGCGGCCCATGCCGCCAGCCATGCGGCCGCGGCGGCGTATCTGCATCCGATCGCCGATGCGCATCAGGTCAAGCACATTCTCGGCGCGGCGGCGCATCAGGCTCTGGCGTTCGAGTCGGACGCGGGCGGCGACGGCGAGGTGGGCGATGCGCGGGTGAGCTGGGCTGCCGGTCTTGCGTCGGCTACGGTGCGCGAGGTGTTGCTGCGCTATCCGTCCGTGCGCCGCGGGCGCGGGCGCGGGCGCATGAGCGAGCTCTTGTTCGCGCTCGACGGACGGTTGCGAGATTGA
- a CDS encoding GFA family protein, whose protein sequence is MTLKTYQASCHCGRVRIELDLDLAAGTQRCNCSFCAKHRNWFAFVPAAQMRIIDGEATQTEYQWVPPGRPHAFLHHFFCATCGSRTYAWGEHESMGGKFYAMNLALLDDASNDELAQAPITYRDGRIDRFDQPPADTRLL, encoded by the coding sequence ATGACCTTGAAAACCTATCAAGCCAGCTGCCACTGCGGCCGCGTCCGCATCGAGCTGGATCTGGACCTTGCGGCCGGAACGCAACGCTGCAACTGCTCGTTCTGCGCCAAACACCGCAACTGGTTCGCGTTCGTGCCCGCCGCGCAGATGCGCATCATCGACGGCGAGGCCACCCAGACCGAATACCAGTGGGTGCCGCCGGGCCGGCCGCACGCGTTCCTGCACCATTTCTTCTGCGCGACCTGCGGCAGCCGCACCTACGCCTGGGGCGAGCACGAATCGATGGGCGGCAAGTTCTACGCGATGAACCTCGCGCTGCTCGACGACGCCTCCAACGACGAACTCGCGCAGGCGCCGATCACCTACCGCGACGGCCGCATCGACCGTTTCGACCAGCCGCCGGCGGACACTCGGCTGCTGTAA
- a CDS encoding LysR substrate-binding domain-containing protein: MSRTLPGTRALRTFEAAARHLNFTRAAEEVGLTPAAVSYQIKEIEEQLGVTLFVRNSRSIQLTAAGAELYRAAVEALGTLQRALGRARRLARGDGPLRVSLSARLASNWLLPRLPRLKAAHPELALSFDVSDELRDFDADGIDLAIRFGAGDDAGLRSQRLFAPTIVAVCSPALLDGGAPLRAPRDLLDRGVCLSHVVWRSGDMVWPDWRQWMAAAGIADFDDRACMGFADSAHVVQAALDGHAVGLAELELIDADLAQGRLVRLFDIAVPMPRDYAYRVVHAPERDDDARVVALREWLLAQARPATE; this comes from the coding sequence ATGTCACGCACCCTGCCCGGCACCCGCGCCCTGCGCACCTTCGAGGCCGCCGCGCGCCATTTGAATTTCACCCGCGCCGCCGAGGAAGTCGGGCTGACTCCGGCCGCGGTGAGCTACCAGATCAAGGAAATCGAAGAGCAACTCGGCGTGACCTTGTTCGTGCGCAACAGCCGCAGCATCCAGCTCACCGCCGCCGGCGCCGAGCTGTACCGCGCCGCGGTCGAAGCGCTCGGCACCTTGCAGCGCGCGCTCGGCCGCGCGCGCCGGCTGGCGCGCGGCGACGGCCCGCTGCGGGTCTCGCTGAGCGCGCGGCTGGCGAGCAACTGGCTGCTGCCGCGCTTGCCGCGGCTCAAGGCCGCGCATCCCGAACTCGCGCTGAGTTTCGACGTCAGCGACGAACTGCGCGACTTCGACGCCGACGGCATCGATCTGGCGATCCGCTTCGGCGCCGGCGACGACGCCGGCCTGCGCAGCCAGCGCCTGTTCGCGCCGACCATCGTCGCGGTGTGCAGCCCCGCGCTGCTGGACGGCGGCGCGCCGTTGCGCGCGCCGCGCGATCTGCTCGACCGCGGCGTCTGCCTGAGCCACGTGGTCTGGCGCAGCGGCGACATGGTCTGGCCGGATTGGCGCCAATGGATGGCCGCGGCCGGCATCGCCGACTTCGACGACCGCGCGTGCATGGGGTTCGCCGATTCCGCGCACGTGGTCCAGGCCGCGCTCGACGGGCACGCGGTCGGGTTGGCGGAACTGGAGTTGATCGACGCCGATCTCGCCCAAGGCCGGCTGGTGCGTTTGTTCGACATCGCCGTGCCGATGCCGCGCGATTACGCCTACCGCGTGGTGCACGCGCCCGAACGCGACGACGATGCGCGCGTGGTCGCGCTGCGAGAGTGGTTGCTGGCGCAGGCGCGACCGGCGACGGAATGA
- a CDS encoding SDR family NAD(P)-dependent oxidoreductase: MQLENARAVITGGVSGLGFAVAQHLVARGGKVALFDVNDDKGAQAVAALGEANARYFRTDVTDEAGVAANLQAAKDFLGGLNAAINCAGILGAGRVLGKEAPMPLGQFQTTVMVNLVGSFNVAKAAANLMQHNEAGEDGERGVIVNTASVAAYEGQIGQAAYSASKGGVVGMTLPMARELSRFGIRVMTVAPGIFWTPMVDSMPESVQQSLSASIPFPSRLGRPEEYADLVAYILGNRYLNGETIRLDGATRLPPK, from the coding sequence ATGCAACTCGAAAATGCCCGCGCCGTCATCACCGGCGGCGTCTCCGGTCTCGGTTTCGCCGTGGCCCAGCATCTGGTCGCCCGCGGCGGCAAGGTCGCGCTGTTCGACGTCAACGACGACAAGGGCGCGCAGGCCGTGGCCGCGCTGGGCGAGGCCAATGCCCGCTATTTCCGCACCGACGTGACCGACGAAGCCGGAGTGGCGGCGAACCTGCAGGCGGCCAAGGACTTCCTCGGCGGCTTGAACGCGGCGATCAACTGCGCCGGCATCCTCGGCGCCGGCCGCGTGCTCGGCAAGGAAGCGCCGATGCCGCTGGGCCAGTTCCAGACCACGGTGATGGTCAATCTGGTCGGCAGCTTCAACGTCGCCAAGGCCGCGGCCAACCTGATGCAGCACAACGAGGCGGGCGAGGACGGCGAGCGCGGCGTGATCGTCAACACCGCGTCGGTGGCCGCGTACGAAGGCCAGATCGGTCAGGCCGCGTACTCGGCCAGCAAAGGCGGCGTGGTCGGCATGACCTTGCCGATGGCGCGCGAACTCTCGCGTTTCGGCATCCGCGTGATGACCGTGGCGCCGGGCATCTTCTGGACGCCGATGGTCGACAGCATGCCCGAGTCGGTGCAGCAGTCGCTGTCGGCCTCGATCCCGTTCCCCTCGCGCCTGGGCCGGCCGGAAGAGTACGCCGACCTCGTCGCCTACATCCTCGGCAACCGCTATTTGAACGGCGAGACCATCCGCCTCGACGGCGCGACGCGCTTGCCGCCGAAGTAA
- the yeiP gene encoding elongation factor P-like protein YeiP — protein MKAYDVKKGNVIEHNGTVYQVRDIERSSPQGRGGNVKYRFTMYSVPGGIKFDLSAGAEDELKEVELSRRQATYSYKDGDAFVFLDDEDYTPYTLDADVVGDAAGYIIADLGGFYVQIIDDLPVGLQLPANVSLEVIETPPELKGGTATKRPKPAKLETGIEIMVPEYIGTGERVLVNTATGEFAGRAD, from the coding sequence ATGAAAGCCTACGACGTCAAGAAAGGTAACGTCATCGAACACAACGGCACCGTGTATCAGGTGCGCGATATCGAACGCAGCTCGCCGCAGGGCCGCGGCGGCAACGTGAAGTACCGCTTCACCATGTACTCGGTGCCCGGCGGCATCAAGTTCGACCTCAGCGCCGGCGCCGAGGACGAATTGAAGGAAGTCGAGCTGAGCCGCCGTCAGGCGACCTACTCGTACAAGGACGGCGACGCCTTCGTGTTCCTCGACGACGAGGACTACACGCCGTACACGCTCGACGCCGATGTCGTCGGCGACGCCGCCGGCTACATCATCGCCGACCTCGGCGGCTTCTACGTGCAGATCATCGACGACCTGCCGGTCGGCCTGCAGCTGCCGGCCAACGTGTCGCTGGAAGTGATCGAGACCCCGCCGGAACTCAAGGGCGGCACCGCGACCAAGCGTCCGAAGCCGGCCAAGCTGGAGACGGGCATCGAAATCATGGTGCCGGAGTACATCGGCACCGGCGAGCGCGTGCTGGTCAACACCGCGACCGGCGAGTTCGCCGGGCGTGCGGACTGA
- a CDS encoding GNAT family N-acetyltransferase has product MSDPQTPDYGFAAATAADIERLIPVLREFYEVEHLPWNEPALRRALGALVSDPNSGRLRLIVRDGEIAGYFVLGFCFSLEFGGRFGLLDELFVLPAHRGGGLAKRALAEVEALCRAEGLDALRLEVNDDNAHARGIYQRAGYVAHPRRLMTLWLRG; this is encoded by the coding sequence ATGAGCGATCCGCAAACCCCCGACTACGGCTTCGCCGCCGCCACCGCCGCCGACATCGAGCGGCTGATTCCGGTGCTGCGCGAGTTCTACGAAGTCGAGCATCTGCCGTGGAACGAGCCGGCGCTGCGGCGCGCGCTCGGCGCGCTGGTGAGCGATCCGAACTCGGGTCGCCTGCGGCTGATCGTGCGCGACGGCGAGATCGCCGGTTACTTCGTGCTGGGGTTCTGCTTCAGCCTGGAATTCGGCGGCCGCTTCGGCTTGCTGGACGAGTTGTTCGTGCTGCCGGCGCATCGCGGCGGCGGCTTGGCCAAGCGCGCGCTGGCGGAAGTCGAGGCCTTGTGCCGGGCCGAAGGGCTGGATGCGTTGCGGTTGGAAGTGAACGACGACAATGCGCATGCGCGCGGCATTTACCAACGCGCGGGTTATGTGGCGCATCCGCGGCGGTTGATGACGTTGTGGTTGCGCGGTTGA
- a CDS encoding glycosyltransferase — protein MRVLLSTFGSRGDAEPLAGLAAALQAQGAQARVCAAPDFAQRFAQAGVELFPVGPCVRDWIREVMADPKPNIRERASHVMDLYFDALSVAAEGCDAVLATGLFPSTVAAQAIAERRGLPYVYAGYCPTYLPSAHHRPFQFPDRPLPPETADNRERWALNTITMQEVFGEPANRHRTAIGLPPAHDLRDRVFTANPWLASDPTLSPWAPTSLCEVWQTGAWVLHDDRPLAPDLRDFLDAGDAPVYVGFGSMSLHAWTDAARIAVEAVRAQGRRIVLAGGWAGLSPADAGVDCFAVGEINQQALFPRMAAIVHHGGAGTTTAAARSGASQVVVPQIGDQPYWAGRVADLGIGVAHAGPVATVESLSAALAGALKAETRASAKAVAGMVRGDGAEVAAKRLVGMFGTHH, from the coding sequence ATGCGTGTTCTGTTATCGACGTTCGGCTCGCGCGGGGACGCCGAGCCCTTGGCCGGACTGGCCGCGGCGCTGCAGGCCCAGGGCGCGCAGGCGCGGGTCTGCGCGGCGCCAGACTTCGCCCAGCGCTTCGCCCAGGCCGGCGTGGAGCTGTTCCCGGTCGGCCCCTGCGTGCGCGACTGGATCCGCGAAGTCATGGCCGACCCGAAACCCAACATCCGCGAGCGCGCCTCGCACGTGATGGACCTGTACTTCGACGCGCTGTCCGTCGCCGCCGAAGGCTGCGACGCGGTGCTCGCCACCGGCCTGTTCCCCTCCACCGTCGCCGCCCAGGCCATCGCCGAGCGCCGCGGCCTGCCTTACGTCTACGCCGGCTACTGCCCCACTTATCTGCCCTCCGCGCACCACCGGCCATTCCAGTTCCCCGACCGACCGCTGCCGCCGGAAACCGCCGACAACCGCGAACGCTGGGCGCTGAACACGATCACCATGCAGGAGGTGTTCGGCGAACCCGCCAACCGCCACCGCACCGCGATCGGCCTGCCGCCCGCGCACGACCTGCGCGACCGCGTGTTCACCGCAAACCCCTGGCTGGCCTCGGACCCGACCCTGAGCCCGTGGGCGCCGACCAGCCTGTGCGAGGTCTGGCAAACCGGCGCCTGGGTCTTGCACGACGACCGCCCGCTCGCGCCCGACCTGCGCGACTTCCTCGACGCCGGCGACGCGCCGGTGTACGTCGGCTTCGGCAGCATGTCGCTGCACGCCTGGACCGACGCCGCGCGCATCGCCGTCGAAGCGGTGCGCGCACAAGGCCGCCGCATCGTCCTCGCCGGCGGCTGGGCCGGCCTGTCCCCGGCCGACGCGGGCGTAGACTGCTTCGCCGTCGGCGAAATCAACCAACAAGCCCTGTTCCCGCGCATGGCCGCGATCGTCCACCACGGCGGCGCGGGCACCACCACCGCCGCCGCGCGCAGCGGCGCGTCGCAAGTGGTGGTGCCGCAGATCGGCGATCAGCCGTATTGGGCGGGGCGCGTGGCCGATTTGGGCATCGGCGTGGCGCATGCGGGGCCGGTGGCGACGGTGGAGTCGCTGTCGGCGGCGTTGGCGGGGGCGTTGAAGGCTGAGACGCGGGCTAGCGCTAAAGCGGTGGCGGGGATGGTGCGGGGGGATGGGGCGGAGGTGGCGGCGAAGCGGTTGGTCGGGATGTTTGGCACCCACCACTAA
- a CDS encoding methyltransferase domain-containing protein yields the protein MSASDRSNNRRTVAAYEGYARGYAAAVSATPSQSAAEDLRSLAAAIPPGGRVLDIGSGPGWDADFLETLGVRVRRTDVTAGFLEFQAERGKAAYRLDVLSDDLGGTYDGILMLYVLQHFERAQVDGVLRKLAQGLVADGALLMSHMLGDGEEWEGGAGDYRVVRWPVPAMDERLARAGFAVERESFIDSEKRPWRSVLARKRG from the coding sequence ATGAGCGCCTCCGACCGCAGCAACAACCGCCGCACGGTCGCGGCTTACGAAGGCTATGCGCGCGGTTACGCCGCGGCCGTCTCCGCCACGCCGTCGCAGAGCGCGGCCGAAGATCTGCGCAGCCTCGCCGCGGCGATCCCGCCCGGCGGCCGCGTGCTCGACATCGGCTCGGGGCCGGGCTGGGACGCGGACTTCCTCGAAACCCTCGGCGTGCGCGTGCGCCGCACCGATGTCACGGCCGGGTTCCTGGAGTTCCAGGCCGAACGCGGCAAGGCCGCGTATCGGCTGGACGTGCTCAGCGACGATCTCGGCGGCACTTACGACGGGATTTTGATGCTGTACGTGCTGCAGCATTTCGAGCGCGCGCAGGTCGACGGCGTGTTGCGCAAGCTCGCGCAGGGCTTGGTCGCCGACGGCGCCTTGCTGATGTCGCATATGCTCGGCGACGGCGAGGAATGGGAAGGCGGCGCGGGCGATTATCGGGTCGTGCGCTGGCCGGTGCCGGCGATGGACGAGCGCTTGGCGCGGGCGGGGTTTGCGGTGGAGCGCGAGAGTTTCATCGACAGCGAGAAGCGGCCTTGGCGCAGTGTGTTGGCGCGCAAGCGGGGATGA
- a CDS encoding GNAT family N-acetyltransferase, with amino-acid sequence MTLPPGVVLRPILPRDEAGVAAIARQVLAEFGSGLASDPEVDAMQRAYSRPRSAYFVVERDGKLGGGAGIAPLLGGDENVCELRKFYLLPGVRGIGLGQALLDKCLLAARGFGYGQCYVEALDRMSEAHRLLEANSFQLLQAPLGYGELRGSHTWYLRSL; translated from the coding sequence ATGACCTTGCCGCCCGGTGTCGTTCTGCGTCCGATCCTGCCGCGCGACGAAGCCGGCGTCGCCGCGATCGCGCGGCAGGTGTTGGCCGAGTTCGGTTCCGGCCTCGCCAGCGATCCGGAAGTCGATGCGATGCAGCGCGCCTACAGCCGGCCGCGCAGCGCGTACTTCGTGGTCGAGCGCGACGGCAAGCTCGGCGGCGGCGCGGGCATCGCGCCCTTGCTCGGCGGCGACGAGAACGTGTGCGAACTGCGCAAGTTCTATCTGCTGCCGGGCGTGCGCGGGATCGGACTGGGGCAGGCGCTGCTGGACAAGTGCCTGCTCGCCGCGCGCGGGTTCGGCTACGGCCAATGCTATGTCGAAGCGCTGGACCGGATGAGCGAGGCGCATCGCTTGCTGGAGGCCAACAGCTTCCAACTGCTGCAAGCGCCGTTGGGGTACGGCGAGTTGCGCGGCAGCCACACGTGGTATCTGCGTTCGCTCTGA